The following coding sequences lie in one Apium graveolens cultivar Ventura chromosome 1, ASM990537v1, whole genome shotgun sequence genomic window:
- the LOC141661892 gene encoding myosin-3-like, whose amino-acid sequence MSTLELMLEKLQQTADHNAEDLPPALPVRPISKARLPPGKKCWPVNLQSNNSTRKDILVSMDSGFKSPEKIDVKEANGKCFFQGDTNGYLIQKTDIGDYTREKELQRILGTQTYFHGHCHEELIRGIITLQSFVRAENARNIASRTLQTRHRAVLLLQSVARGWLIRRHLKFTEKNDSRRQKAKDCVHVPYCDVYELQRRVLKTEAALENKKEEKFGLLMKIAQFEKQWQQHEAKMKSMEKMWQEQLTCIQVSLAEVASKTQSAEKNANEITMVDSAPLLCDANGGSFSFFGESGSDENSVDELRKLKLQFETWKKDYKSQLHKTKATFQKLGTSKVKKSSKKWWER is encoded by the exons ATGTCTACACTTGAGCTTATGCTTGAAAAACTTCAGCAAACTGCAGATCACAATGCAGAGGATCTGCCACCAGCGTTGCCAGTTCGTCCGATTTCAAAGGCCCGGTTACCTCCTGGAAAGAAGTGTTGGCCTGTAAATTTGCAAAGCAATAATTCAACAAGAAAGGATATACTTGTTTCAATGGATAGCGGATTCAAATCACCTGAAAAAATTGATGTTAAAGAAGCCAATGGGAAATGTTTCTTTCAAGGAGACACAAATGGATATCTAATACAGAAG ACTGATATAGGGGATTATACAAGAGAAAAGGAACTACAAAGGATTCTTGGTACTCAGACCTACTTTCATGGACATTGCCATGAAGAGCTCATACGAGGGATAATTACACTGCAATCAT TTGTTCGAGCTGAAAATGCTAGAAATATTGCTAGCAGAACATTACAGACGCGACATAGAGCTGTCTTACTTTTGCAGTCTG TAGCAAGAGGCTGGTTGATCCGGAGACATCTTAAATTTACCGAGAAAAATGACAGTAGAAGGCAGAAAGCAAAG GATTGTGTTCATGTTCCATATTGTGATGTCTATGAGCTGCAACGGAGAGTTCTGAAGACCGAGGCAGCACTAGAGAATAAAAAGGAGGAAAAGTTTGGTTTGCTGATGAAAATTGCACAATTTGAGAAACAGTGGCAGCAACATGAAGCAAAAATGAAATCAATGGAGAAGATGTGGCAAGAGCAGTTGACATGTATACAA GTGAGCCTAGCTGAAGTGGCTAGTAAAACTCAATCTGCAGAGAAAAATGCAAATGAAATCACAATGGTAGATTCTGCTCCTTTGCTTTGTGATGCTAATGGCGGCTCTTTTTCATTTTTTGGAGAGTCGGGTTCAGATGAAAATTCAGTAGACGAGCTTCGAAAGCTTAAACTGCAATTTGAAACATGGAAGAAAGACTACAAATCTCAGTTACACAAGACAAAAGCAACATTTCAAAAACTTGGCACGTCCAAGGTGAAAAAGAGTAGCAAGAAATGGTGGGAACGATGA